A region from the Deltaproteobacteria bacterium genome encodes:
- a CDS encoding outer membrane lipoprotein-sorting protein produces the protein MFLKKMYVLLLISFCSISALSKNSAAIKPDVLLKMSDRARGGLSDGLTWNLKLTSLSNGESTDFEFKIKVKDSFVLAKCTAPTRSKDEVFLFLDKNLWIHKPGLKKPMSLSTRQKLVGQAANGDIATTNYSRDYTATVVGEETVANIKSWKLNLKAKTKDVTYDQINYWISQDKMLGIQAEYLTLQNEVFKTATFEYKNSITSAGKTIPFVSQITIVDAKNQNLKSILNYAQPVSEKLDESMFNVNKLGK, from the coding sequence ATGTTTTTAAAAAAAATGTATGTGCTATTACTTATTTCGTTTTGCAGTATTTCCGCTTTATCTAAAAATTCGGCAGCCATTAAGCCAGATGTTTTATTAAAAATGTCTGACCGTGCTCGCGGGGGGCTCTCTGATGGGCTGACTTGGAATTTAAAGCTGACTTCACTTTCTAACGGTGAAAGTACCGATTTTGAATTTAAAATTAAAGTGAAAGATTCTTTTGTCCTAGCTAAGTGCACGGCACCTACTCGTTCCAAGGATGAGGTGTTTTTATTTCTAGATAAAAATTTGTGGATTCATAAGCCTGGATTAAAAAAACCGATGTCCTTGTCAACCCGTCAAAAATTGGTCGGTCAAGCGGCCAATGGCGATATCGCAACAACCAATTATTCTCGAGACTATACGGCAACAGTAGTTGGTGAAGAAACCGTCGCAAATATAAAAAGTTGGAAATTGAATCTAAAAGCGAAAACCAAAGACGTAACCTATGATCAAATTAACTACTGGATCTCACAAGACAAAATGTTGGGCATTCAGGCCGAATATTTGACATTGCAAAATGAAGTTTTTAAAACGGCAACATTCGAATATAAAAACAGCATTACGTCGGCTGGCAAAACAATTCCGTTCGTTAGCCAAATCACAATCGTGGATGCCAAAAATCAAAATTTAAAATCGATTCTGAACTATGCTCAGCCTGTTTCTGAAAAATTGGATGAATCTATGTTTAACGTTAATAAGTTAGGCAAGTGA
- a CDS encoding DNA-formamidopyrimidine glycosylase gives MVDCSLILPYYHRMPELPEVESVCRGLNQILRPGVRVERFELRCGSFREPIQSKDLKHIEGQKLVATRRRAKYLVFEFQNSLLLSHLGMTGSWRGGQLAEPAKSGSNQNREKTQKHDHLLIHFSDDIKLIYNDPRRFGLILPISKAEELVHPRLKELGPEPLSSEFSGDLIFQKTRSSSVAIKTWLMNQNNVVGIGNIYACEALFHAHLRPQRAGQRPESGRN, from the coding sequence ATGGTTGATTGTTCTCTAATTCTCCCTTATTACCACCGGATGCCAGAACTTCCTGAAGTTGAATCAGTCTGTCGCGGTCTCAATCAGATTTTACGTCCGGGCGTGCGGGTTGAGCGTTTCGAGCTCCGTTGTGGAAGCTTTCGTGAACCAATCCAAAGCAAGGATCTAAAACATATTGAAGGGCAAAAATTAGTTGCGACTCGAAGGCGCGCCAAGTATTTAGTTTTTGAATTTCAGAATTCCCTTCTCCTCAGTCATCTTGGGATGACGGGTTCTTGGCGAGGCGGTCAGCTGGCTGAGCCTGCAAAATCAGGGAGCAATCAAAATCGAGAGAAGACTCAAAAGCACGATCACCTTTTGATTCACTTTTCTGATGATATTAAATTGATTTATAATGATCCTCGAAGATTTGGACTGATACTGCCCATTTCCAAAGCGGAAGAACTTGTCCATCCCAGACTTAAAGAGCTTGGACCTGAACCCTTATCTTCAGAATTTTCAGGTGACCTTATTTTTCAAAAAACGCGAAGCTCGAGCGTCGCTATCAAAACATGGTTGATGAATCAGAATAATGTGGTTGGCATAGGTAATATCTATGCTTGCGAGGCTCTTTTTCATGCCCACCTAAGGCCGCAAAGAGCGGGGCAACGTCCCGAAAGTGGTAGAAATTAA